A genomic region of Metopolophium dirhodum isolate CAU chromosome 1, ASM1992520v1, whole genome shotgun sequence contains the following coding sequences:
- the LOC132949739 gene encoding LOW QUALITY PROTEIN: uncharacterized protein LOC132949739 (The sequence of the model RefSeq protein was modified relative to this genomic sequence to represent the inferred CDS: deleted 2 bases in 1 codon) → MCVKRLLFTVSQRRETCEYHDCVTNLTMTSLNNLSTSDVNRLRDGRKRKINMTDWKNVKNKTLRNSGKEYTSQSKKLVPAKTPPTVDQVCDQSSCPWQGCATMTLARKLLLFDEFYKLTYDEQSAFLYKCIKVNAPVRRRPGKTDATSRRFCSFKYYIDDLQVCKNTLLNTFCIIRRRVMTLQDKIKLGIITPRDNRGKHLNRPHAIDAPVRDLIRLHINSLPRQPSHYSRIATDNLQCLSSDLNLCKLYRSFKNKYPDINVSKRIYRNIFRSDFKLRFGYPRSDTCKQCDFFYNKLVAADTEEESKKIEIDSKLHHSKAEQSYDALKKDTDIGRLNSSIVVLCVDLQQVLFCPTLTHSNMFYQRQLSNYNLAIHNVANARLEKPFRIIEMSQNDFKDFSALEQDITKKNLKITQAMWLKLTADAPKHVNIRENLPPAYEFPVALTKEKKKDLLDMCKYMPQQYSDFYTSLPG, encoded by the exons ATGTGCGTTAAGCGTTTACTATTCACAGTAAGTCAA CGACGCGAGACGTGCGAATATCACGATTGTGTTACCAATTTAACTATGACAagtctaaataatttatctactaGTGATGTTAACCGTTTAAGGGATGGACGAAAACGGAAAATCAATATGACAGAttggaaaaatgtaaaaaacaaaactctTCGAAATAGTGGGAAGGAATATACATCTCAGAGTAAAAAGCTTGTACCAGCTAAGACACCTCCAACCGTg gaTCAAGTTTGTGACCAGAGTTCATGTCCTTGGCAAGGTTGTGCAACAATGACTTTAGCaagaaaacttttattatttgacgAATTTTATAAGTTAACGTATGATGAACAATCAGCTTTtttgtataagtgtataaaagTAAATGCTCCTGTGAGAAGACGACCAGGAAAAACAGATGCTACATCACGACGattttgttcatttaaatattacatagatGATTTACAGGTATGCAAAAATACTCTTTTAAATACGTTTTGTATTATAAGAAGACGTGTTATGACGCtacaagataaaattaaattaggtattattacacCTAGGGATAACCGtggaaaacatttaaatagacCTCATGCTATTGATGCCCCTGTAAGAGATTTAATTAGACTACACATAAATAGTTTACCTCGACAACCGTCTCATTACAGCCGTATCGCTACAGATAACCTGCAATGTTTGAGTTCAGACTTAAATTTGTGTAAGCTTTATcgatcgtttaaaaataaatatccagaTATAAATGTCAGTAAACGTatctatagaaatatttttcggTCAGACTTTAAATTACGTTTCGGCTATCCGCGTTCAGATACATGCAAacaatgtgattttttttataataaattagtggcAGCTGATACAGAGGAAGAAagcaaaaaaatagaaattgatAGTAAGTTGCATCATTCTAAAGCTGAGCAATCGTATGATGCCCTTAAAAAAGATACAGACATCGGTAGACTCAATAGCTCTATTGTAGTGCTTTGCGTTGATCTACAGCAAGTATTATTTTGCCCAACTCTTACACATTCTAACATGTTTTATCAGAGACAACTTTCCAACTATAATTTAGCAATTCATAACGTAG CTAATGCAAGATTAGAAAAACCATTTCGTATTATAGAAATGTCtcaaaatgattttaaagatttttctgCATTAGAGCaagatattacaaaaaaaaatctaaaaataacacaAGCAATGTGGTTGAAATTGACAGCTGATGCTCCTAAGCATGTAAATATTCGTGAAA ATTTACCACCAGCCTACGAATTCCCAGTGGCCTTaacaaaagaaaagaaaaaagatcTTTTAGACATGTGCAAGTATATGCCTCAACAATACAGTGACTTCTATACATCATTACCtggataa